In one Halosimplex halophilum genomic region, the following are encoded:
- the gdhB gene encoding glutamate dehydrogenase GdhB translates to MSSDTPPQSTVDSPEPPADEPASALATARRQLRRAASLVDVDPNVVERFLHPDAVHEVTVPIERDDGSVEVFRGYRAQHDSVRGPYKGGLRYHPEVSREECIGLAMWMTWKCAVMDIPFGGAKGGVVVDPKELSDDERERLTRRFTDEIRDVIGPTTDIPAPDMGTDAETMSWMMDAYSMQEAETIPGVVTGKPPVIGGSEGRAEAPGRSVAIVTREIAEYYDTPLAEATVAVQGFGSVGANAARLLDDWGATVVAVSDVTGAAYDPDGLDTRSIPSHEEEPEAVAAHADRTVTNEALLGLDVDVLVPAAVGNAITETNVSEVRADVVVEGANGPVSFAADEILADRGVPVVPDILANAGGVTVSYFEWLQDINRRSWSAERVNEELETEMLAAFEAVAEEFEASDGTWRDAAYAVALSRIAEAHEARGLWP, encoded by the coding sequence ATGTCTTCCGACACACCACCCCAGTCGACAGTCGATAGTCCCGAGCCACCGGCGGACGAGCCGGCGTCGGCGCTGGCGACGGCCCGCCGCCAGCTCCGGCGGGCGGCCTCGCTGGTCGACGTGGACCCGAACGTCGTCGAGCGGTTCCTCCACCCGGACGCGGTCCACGAGGTGACCGTCCCGATCGAGCGCGACGACGGGAGCGTCGAGGTGTTCCGCGGCTACCGCGCCCAGCACGACAGCGTCCGCGGGCCGTACAAGGGCGGCCTGCGGTACCACCCCGAGGTCTCTCGCGAGGAGTGTATCGGCCTCGCGATGTGGATGACCTGGAAGTGCGCGGTGATGGACATCCCCTTCGGCGGCGCCAAGGGCGGCGTCGTCGTCGACCCCAAGGAGCTGAGCGACGACGAGCGCGAGCGGCTCACCCGGCGCTTCACCGACGAGATCCGCGACGTCATCGGGCCGACGACGGACATCCCGGCGCCGGACATGGGGACCGACGCCGAGACGATGTCGTGGATGATGGACGCCTACAGCATGCAGGAGGCCGAGACGATCCCGGGGGTCGTCACCGGGAAGCCGCCGGTCATCGGCGGCAGCGAGGGCCGCGCCGAAGCGCCGGGCCGGAGCGTCGCCATCGTGACCCGCGAGATCGCGGAGTACTACGACACGCCGCTGGCCGAGGCGACGGTCGCGGTGCAGGGGTTCGGGAGCGTCGGCGCCAACGCCGCCCGCCTGCTCGACGACTGGGGGGCGACGGTCGTCGCCGTCAGCGACGTGACCGGCGCCGCCTACGACCCCGACGGGCTCGACACCCGCTCGATCCCGTCCCACGAGGAGGAGCCCGAGGCCGTCGCGGCCCACGCCGACCGCACCGTCACGAACGAGGCGCTGCTCGGACTCGACGTGGACGTGCTCGTCCCCGCGGCCGTCGGCAACGCCATCACGGAGACGAACGTTTCGGAGGTCCGCGCGGACGTCGTCGTCGAGGGCGCGAACGGCCCGGTGTCGTTCGCGGCCGACGAGATCCTCGCCGACCGCGGCGTCCCGGTCGTCCCGGACATCCTCGCGAACGCCGGCGGCGTCACGGTCAGCTACTTCGAGTGGCTCCAGGACATCAACCGCCGGTCGTGGTCGGCCGAGCGCGTCAACGAGGAACTGGAGACGGAGATGCTCGCCGCGTTCGAGGCCGTCGCCGAGGAGTTCGAGGCGAGCGACGGCACCTGGCGCGACGCCGCCTACGCGGTCGCGCTCTCGCGGATCGCCGAGGCCCACGAGGCCCGCGGGCTCTGGCCCTGA
- a CDS encoding rubrerythrin-like domain-containing protein: MPHHQDIDDDAETQSAYECLVCGNIVRADSHPGDCPECDGGLQNRAMSLE, encoded by the coding sequence GTGCCGCACCATCAGGACATCGACGACGACGCGGAGACGCAATCGGCCTACGAGTGTCTCGTCTGCGGGAACATCGTGCGAGCGGACTCGCACCCGGGCGACTGTCCGGAGTGTGACGGCGGTCTCCAGAACCGCGCGATGTCGCTGGAGTAG
- a CDS encoding CDC48 family AAA ATPase, which translates to MRLTVKPLKQKDAGRGLAAIDRAAMSELDLENGDYIVIEGGDGSRAVARVWPGYPEDEGRGVIRIDGRLRQEADVGIDDTVDVEKADVNPASRVSVALPQNLRVRGNVGPMIRNNLSGQAVTEGQTVPVSFGLGPLSSMSGQKIPLKIAGTEPSGTVVVTDSTEVDVAEKPAEQITGGAPGTPEGGAPDITYEDIGGLDDELEQVREMIELPMRHPELFETLGIEPPKGVLLHGPPGTGKTLMAKAVANEIDAYFTDISGPEIMSKYYGESEEQLREVFDEAEENSPAIVFIDEIDSIAPKRGETQGDVERRVVAQLLSLMDGLESRGQVIVIGATNRVDAVDPALRRGGRFDREIEIGVPDKTGRKEILQVHTRGMPLAEGIDLDQYAENTHGFVGADLESLTKESAMNALRRVRPELDLESDEIDAEVLEHLEVSEDDFKQALKGIEPSALREVFVEVPDVTWDEVGGLEDTKERLRETIQWPLDYPEVFEAMDMEAAKGVLMYGPPGTGKTLLAKAIANEAQSNFISIKGPELLNKFVGESEKGVREVFEKARANAPTVVFFDEIDSIAGERGGNTTDSGVGERVVSQLLTELDGLEELEDVVVIATTNRPDLIDSALLRPGRLDRHVHVPVPDEEARRKIFEVHTRNKPLADGVDLDDLAARTEGYVGADIEAVAREASMAATREFIASVDPEEIDDSVGNVKVTMDHFEQALEEVSPSVDEETRERYEEIEERFDTAEPEPEEQQVGRTFQ; encoded by the coding sequence ATGAGACTCACCGTCAAGCCCCTCAAGCAGAAGGACGCGGGCCGCGGCCTCGCCGCCATCGACCGCGCGGCGATGTCCGAGCTCGACCTCGAGAACGGCGACTACATCGTCATCGAGGGCGGCGACGGCTCCCGCGCGGTCGCGCGGGTCTGGCCGGGCTACCCCGAGGACGAGGGCCGCGGCGTCATCCGCATCGACGGCCGCCTCCGCCAGGAGGCCGACGTGGGCATCGACGACACCGTCGACGTCGAGAAGGCCGACGTGAACCCGGCCAGCCGGGTCAGCGTCGCGCTCCCGCAGAACCTCCGGGTCCGCGGCAACGTCGGCCCGATGATCCGCAACAACCTCAGCGGTCAGGCCGTCACCGAGGGCCAGACCGTGCCCGTCAGCTTCGGGCTCGGCCCGCTCTCGTCGATGAGCGGCCAGAAGATCCCGCTGAAGATCGCCGGCACCGAACCGTCCGGGACCGTCGTCGTGACGGACTCGACGGAGGTCGACGTGGCCGAGAAGCCCGCCGAGCAGATCACCGGCGGCGCCCCCGGCACCCCCGAGGGCGGCGCCCCCGACATCACCTACGAGGACATCGGCGGCCTCGACGACGAGCTCGAGCAGGTCCGCGAGATGATCGAGCTGCCGATGCGCCACCCCGAGCTGTTCGAGACGCTCGGCATCGAGCCGCCGAAGGGCGTGCTGCTGCACGGCCCGCCCGGCACCGGCAAGACGCTGATGGCCAAGGCCGTCGCCAACGAGATCGACGCGTACTTCACCGACATCTCCGGGCCGGAGATCATGTCGAAGTACTACGGGGAGAGCGAGGAGCAGCTCCGCGAGGTCTTCGACGAGGCCGAGGAGAACTCCCCGGCCATCGTCTTCATCGACGAGATCGACTCCATCGCGCCCAAGCGCGGCGAGACGCAGGGCGACGTGGAACGCCGCGTCGTCGCGCAGCTGCTCTCGCTGATGGACGGCCTCGAATCCCGCGGCCAGGTCATCGTCATCGGCGCCACCAACCGCGTCGACGCCGTCGACCCGGCGCTGCGCCGCGGCGGCCGCTTCGACCGCGAGATCGAGATCGGCGTCCCGGACAAGACCGGCCGCAAGGAGATCCTGCAGGTCCACACCCGCGGGATGCCCCTCGCGGAGGGGATCGACCTCGACCAGTACGCCGAGAACACCCACGGCTTCGTCGGCGCGGATCTGGAGTCGCTGACCAAGGAGTCGGCGATGAACGCGCTGCGTCGCGTCAGACCCGAGCTCGACCTCGAGTCCGACGAGATCGACGCCGAGGTGCTCGAACACCTCGAAGTCTCCGAGGACGACTTCAAGCAGGCGCTGAAGGGCATCGAGCCCTCGGCCCTGCGCGAGGTGTTCGTCGAGGTCCCCGACGTGACCTGGGACGAGGTCGGCGGCCTCGAGGACACCAAGGAACGGCTCCGCGAGACGATCCAGTGGCCGCTGGACTACCCCGAGGTGTTCGAGGCCATGGACATGGAGGCCGCGAAGGGCGTCCTCATGTACGGCCCGCCGGGCACGGGGAAGACCCTGCTCGCCAAGGCCATCGCCAACGAGGCCCAGTCGAACTTCATCTCGATCAAGGGCCCCGAACTGCTGAACAAGTTCGTGGGCGAATCGGAGAAGGGCGTCCGCGAGGTCTTCGAGAAGGCCCGCGCCAACGCGCCGACCGTCGTCTTCTTCGACGAGATCGACTCCATCGCCGGCGAACGCGGCGGCAACACCACCGACTCGGGCGTCGGCGAACGGGTCGTCTCCCAGCTGCTGACCGAGCTCGATGGGCTGGAGGAGCTGGAGGACGTGGTCGTCATCGCGACGACCAACCGCCCGGACCTCATCGACAGCGCGCTGCTGCGCCCCGGCCGTCTGGACAGGCACGTCCACGTGCCCGTTCCCGACGAGGAGGCCCGCCGCAAGATCTTCGAGGTCCACACGCGGAACAAGCCGCTGGCCGACGGCGTGGACCTGGACGACCTGGCGGCCCGCACGGAGGGCTACGTCGGCGCGGACATCGAGGCGGTCGCCCGCGAGGCGTCGATGGCCGCGACCCGCGAGTTCATCGCCAGCGTCGACCCCGAGGAGATCGACGACTCGGTCGGCAACGTGAAGGTCACGATGGACCACTTCGAGCAGGCGCTGGAGGAGGTCTCCCCCAGCGTCGACGAGGAGACCCGCGAGCGCTACGAGGAGATCGAGGAGCGGTTCGACACCGCCGAGCCCGAACCCGAGGAACAGCAGGTCGGCCGCACCTTCCAGTAG
- a CDS encoding DUF7127 family protein has product MTGTQQLADDVGLRRYEYGDDETVLAADLGPGRDASVDVLDETVIVVVDGEQYDLELSGDARAFIRNGVLTIEVNA; this is encoded by the coding sequence ATGACCGGAACCCAACAGCTGGCCGACGACGTCGGTCTGCGTCGGTACGAGTACGGCGACGACGAGACGGTGCTGGCGGCGGACCTCGGTCCCGGTCGGGACGCGTCCGTGGACGTGCTCGACGAGACCGTCATCGTCGTCGTCGACGGCGAGCAGTACGACCTGGAGCTTTCGGGTGACGCGCGAGCGTTTATCCGCAACGGCGTTCTCACTATCGAGGTGAACGCATGA
- a CDS encoding alpha/beta fold hydrolase translates to METVRHDGRETAYRLAGGDPDADTTAESQSTTGSGRSAEVLYVHGSGATHRLWAAQYGPDGPARPAAALDLSGHGDSEDVATDPGPETLDAYARDVIAVAEATGADALVGNSLGGAVVLRVALDTDFDPAALVLAGTGAKLAVAEDLRAWLADDFDRAVDFLHDDDRLFHDADERALDRSKSQLRATGQAVTRRDFLTCHTFDVRDRLDEVDAPALAVVGEHDSLTPPAYHEFLADELPECEYAEIPDAAHLAMAERPAAFNRAVGRFLDSLDD, encoded by the coding sequence ATGGAGACCGTTCGCCACGACGGCCGGGAGACGGCCTACCGATTAGCTGGCGGCGATCCCGACGCCGACACGACGGCCGAGTCCCAGTCGACGACGGGATCGGGGAGGAGCGCCGAAGTCCTGTACGTCCACGGCAGCGGCGCGACCCACCGGCTGTGGGCCGCCCAGTACGGCCCCGACGGCCCCGCCCGCCCGGCGGCCGCGCTCGACCTGAGCGGCCACGGCGATTCTGAAGACGTAGCCACCGACCCCGGCCCGGAGACCCTCGACGCGTACGCACGGGACGTAATCGCTGTCGCCGAGGCGACCGGCGCGGACGCCCTCGTCGGGAACTCCCTCGGCGGCGCGGTCGTCCTCCGCGTCGCGCTGGACACGGATTTCGACCCGGCCGCGCTCGTGCTGGCCGGCACGGGCGCGAAGCTCGCCGTCGCCGAGGACCTCCGGGCGTGGCTCGCCGACGACTTCGACCGCGCCGTCGACTTCCTCCACGACGACGACCGGCTGTTCCACGACGCCGATGAACGGGCGCTTGACCGCTCGAAGTCCCAACTGCGGGCCACCGGGCAGGCCGTCACCCGCAGGGACTTCCTGACCTGTCACACCTTCGACGTTCGCGACCGGCTCGACGAGGTCGACGCCCCCGCGCTGGCGGTCGTCGGCGAGCACGACTCGCTGACCCCGCCCGCCTACCACGAGTTCCTCGCCGACGAACTCCCGGAGTGCGAATACGCCGAGATCCCCGACGCGGCACACCTCGCGATGGCCGAGCGGCCGGCGGCGTTCAACCGCGCGGTCGGTCGGTTCCTCGACTCGCTCGACGACTGA
- a CDS encoding DUF5822 domain-containing protein, whose translation MPARVERTDPDGVDYGRVMQLTFVATIVAGAPLVAALSLTVELTTWTERALFAVRVGAVVWIVTALSVYAYERRVNA comes from the coding sequence GTGCCAGCGCGCGTCGAGCGGACCGACCCGGACGGCGTCGACTACGGCCGGGTCATGCAGCTCACCTTCGTCGCCACGATCGTCGCGGGAGCGCCGCTCGTGGCCGCGCTCTCGCTGACGGTCGAACTGACGACGTGGACCGAACGCGCGCTGTTCGCCGTCCGCGTCGGCGCCGTCGTCTGGATCGTCACCGCCCTCTCCGTCTACGCCTACGAGCGCCGGGTCAACGCCTGA
- a CDS encoding HAD family hydrolase: protein MTEYDAIVYDLDGTLVRLDVDWGEVAERCAAVLRARGHDVSGADIWEMREVAAANGLLDRVDEAIAEFERDGARSARRLALADELPHSVPVGVCSLNCEAACRIALELHGIDGYVDAVVGRDSHETVKPDPEPLVHAADLLGAEPSSALFVGDSDSDREAAAAAGLDFQWVDERV from the coding sequence GTGACGGAGTACGACGCCATCGTCTACGACCTGGACGGGACGCTCGTCCGCCTCGACGTCGACTGGGGGGAAGTCGCGGAGCGGTGCGCCGCGGTGTTGCGGGCCCGCGGCCACGACGTGTCGGGCGCGGACATCTGGGAGATGCGCGAGGTCGCTGCGGCCAACGGCCTGCTCGACCGCGTCGACGAGGCCATCGCGGAGTTCGAGCGCGACGGCGCGCGGAGCGCCCGCCGGCTCGCGCTCGCCGACGAGCTGCCCCACTCGGTGCCGGTGGGCGTCTGTTCGCTCAACTGCGAGGCGGCCTGCCGAATCGCCCTGGAGTTGCACGGCATCGACGGGTACGTCGACGCGGTGGTGGGCCGGGACTCCCACGAGACGGTCAAGCCCGACCCCGAGCCGCTCGTCCACGCCGCCGACCTGCTCGGCGCGGAACCGTCCTCGGCGCTATTCGTGGGGGATTCGGACTCCGACCGGGAGGCCGCCGCGGCCGCCGGGCTGGACTTCCAGTGGGTCGACGAGCGGGTCTGA
- a CDS encoding acyl-CoA dehydrogenase family protein, producing the protein MELTPTQAAVREAVREFAEAEIRPVAAEADRESVFPEDVWDGLADLDLTGLTVPDSYGGFDADRLTYAVVNEEVAHGSLAVATALSVHCLATSCIAEFGDESVREEWLPEMVDGRPVGAFALSEPEAGSNPAEMSTTARAVDGGDAYVIDGEKQWITNGERAGVYVVFAKTDPTDPDSVTQFLVPADADGLEVGKKEDKLGLRASDTTSLVFDGVAVPARYRLTEPGRGLAAAFSILTGGRIGIAAQSVGLAQAALDEAVAYARDREQFDRPIADIQSIRHKLADMETDVRAARALTHEAAAAQDRGESARTAASVAKYFASEAAVDVTGEAVQIHGGYGYTSEFPVERFYRDAKVTTIYEGTSQIQKNIVARVLLE; encoded by the coding sequence ATGGAGTTGACACCCACGCAGGCGGCGGTCCGCGAGGCGGTCCGCGAGTTCGCCGAGGCGGAGATCCGACCGGTCGCCGCCGAGGCCGACCGCGAGAGCGTCTTCCCGGAGGACGTGTGGGACGGGCTGGCCGATCTGGACCTGACGGGGCTGACCGTTCCCGACTCGTACGGCGGGTTCGACGCCGACCGGCTGACCTACGCGGTCGTCAACGAGGAAGTCGCCCACGGGTCGCTCGCCGTCGCGACGGCGCTGTCGGTCCACTGTCTCGCCACGTCCTGCATCGCGGAGTTCGGCGACGAGTCGGTCCGCGAGGAGTGGCTCCCGGAGATGGTCGACGGCCGGCCGGTCGGCGCGTTCGCGCTCTCGGAACCGGAGGCCGGCTCGAACCCCGCGGAGATGTCGACGACCGCCCGCGCGGTCGACGGGGGCGACGCGTACGTCATCGACGGGGAGAAGCAGTGGATCACCAACGGCGAGCGCGCCGGCGTCTACGTCGTCTTCGCGAAGACCGACCCGACGGACCCCGACTCGGTGACGCAGTTCCTGGTCCCGGCCGACGCCGACGGGCTGGAGGTCGGGAAGAAGGAGGACAAGCTCGGCCTGCGGGCGAGCGACACGACGAGTCTGGTCTTCGACGGGGTGGCGGTGCCGGCGCGCTACCGGCTGACCGAGCCCGGGCGCGGGCTGGCCGCGGCGTTCTCCATCCTGACCGGCGGGCGGATCGGCATCGCGGCCCAGTCGGTCGGGCTCGCCCAGGCGGCGCTGGACGAGGCCGTCGCCTACGCCCGGGACCGCGAGCAGTTCGACCGACCGATCGCCGACATCCAGTCGATCCGGCACAAGCTGGCGGACATGGAGACGGACGTGCGCGCGGCGCGGGCGCTGACCCACGAGGCCGCGGCCGCCCAGGACCGCGGGGAGAGCGCCCGCACGGCCGCGAGCGTGGCGAAGTACTTCGCCAGCGAGGCGGCGGTCGACGTGACCGGCGAGGCCGTCCAGATCCACGGCGGCTACGGCTACACGTCGGAGTTCCCGGTCGAGCGGTTCTACCGGGACGCGAAGGTCACCACCATCTACGAGGGGACCAGCCAGATCCAGAAGAACATCGTCGCGCGGGTCCTCCTGGAGTGA
- a CDS encoding helix-turn-helix domain-containing protein produces the protein MAKYSTGGAGSSASDSCELCGAENVDLQTASVAGATLSVCSECAQHDETPGGGSDDGGSSRDERDRKRQAAQNAARMQDAASADAGHWEDGADYDDDQLPYLVSDYGDVLVEARQDAGLQTEELAEAVDADESDVLAVEQGRATQANVGGSLIAALEGELDVQLVDSE, from the coding sequence ATGGCCAAGTACTCGACCGGTGGCGCCGGCTCCAGCGCCAGCGACAGCTGCGAACTCTGCGGGGCGGAGAACGTGGACCTGCAGACCGCGAGCGTCGCCGGGGCGACGCTCAGCGTCTGTTCGGAGTGCGCCCAGCACGACGAGACGCCGGGCGGGGGGTCAGACGACGGGGGTTCGAGTCGCGACGAGCGCGACCGGAAGCGGCAGGCGGCACAGAACGCGGCGCGCATGCAGGACGCCGCCAGCGCCGACGCCGGCCACTGGGAGGACGGCGCCGACTACGACGACGACCAGCTCCCCTACCTCGTCAGCGACTACGGCGACGTGCTCGTCGAGGCCCGCCAGGACGCCGGCCTCCAGACCGAGGAGCTCGCCGAGGCCGTCGACGCCGACGAGTCCGACGTGCTCGCCGTCGAGCAGGGCCGGGCGACCCAGGCCAACGTCGGCGGGTCGCTCATCGCCGCCCTCGAAGGCGAGCTGGACGTGCAGCTGGTCGACTCGGAGTGA
- a CDS encoding MFS transporter has translation MNRNDRAITGFAMAGHGLVHTYELAVPILVTVWLVEFPVTSATLGSVVAVGYGLFGVGALPAGLLVDRFGSRALVVGCTFGMGLSFLLLGALPGVAGIAVALALWGVAASVYHPAGLTLISKGVEERGAAFAYHGMAGNAGIVAGPFLTAVLLVVADWRVAVAALAVPAFAATAVGLRVEFDETAAVGTGEAAADGGDAPETDIGSLGEFVSASRAVFTAGFLTVFALVMFNGLYYRGMLTFLPGLLSDFLEPLVGTGGLAVGPLSEGPAAREFDRSRYLYAGLLAVGIGGQYVGGRLTDAVEPERALVVALGSLVAIALLFVPASASLPALLAVSAALGFVLFGMQPITQATIAKYSPPERRGLSFGYTYLAIFGVGALGASVTGAVLTYGSPRLLFVVLAGFAAAALALAASLVVRDR, from the coding sequence ATGAACCGCAACGACCGGGCGATCACCGGCTTCGCGATGGCCGGGCACGGGCTGGTCCACACCTACGAGCTGGCGGTGCCGATCCTGGTGACCGTCTGGCTCGTCGAGTTCCCCGTCACCTCGGCCACGCTCGGGAGCGTCGTCGCGGTCGGCTACGGGCTGTTCGGCGTCGGCGCCCTGCCGGCGGGCCTGCTCGTCGACCGCTTCGGGTCGCGGGCGCTCGTCGTCGGCTGCACGTTCGGGATGGGACTGTCCTTCCTGCTGCTGGGCGCCCTGCCCGGCGTCGCGGGCATCGCCGTCGCGCTCGCGCTGTGGGGCGTGGCGGCCAGCGTCTACCACCCCGCCGGGCTGACGCTCATCAGCAAGGGGGTCGAGGAGCGGGGCGCCGCGTTCGCCTACCACGGCATGGCGGGCAACGCCGGCATCGTCGCCGGCCCGTTCCTCACCGCCGTCCTCCTCGTGGTCGCGGACTGGCGGGTTGCGGTCGCGGCGCTCGCGGTCCCGGCGTTCGCGGCGACCGCCGTCGGCCTCCGCGTGGAGTTCGACGAGACCGCGGCGGTCGGAACCGGGGAGGCGGCCGCCGACGGCGGCGACGCCCCCGAGACGGACATCGGGTCGCTCGGGGAGTTCGTCTCGGCCTCGCGGGCGGTGTTCACCGCCGGCTTCCTGACCGTCTTCGCCCTGGTGATGTTCAACGGGCTGTACTACCGCGGGATGCTGACGTTCCTCCCCGGCCTGCTGAGCGACTTCCTCGAACCGCTGGTCGGGACCGGCGGCCTCGCCGTCGGGCCGCTCTCGGAGGGCCCCGCCGCCCGCGAGTTCGACCGCTCGCGGTACCTCTACGCCGGCCTGCTCGCCGTCGGCATCGGCGGCCAGTACGTCGGCGGCCGGCTCACCGACGCCGTCGAGCCCGAGCGAGCGCTGGTGGTCGCGCTGGGTTCGCTGGTCGCCATCGCGCTGCTGTTCGTCCCCGCGTCGGCGTCGCTCCCGGCGCTGCTGGCCGTCAGCGCCGCGCTCGGGTTCGTCCTGTTCGGGATGCAGCCGATCACCCAGGCGACCATCGCGAAGTACTCCCCGCCGGAACGCCGCGGGCTCTCGTTCGGCTACACCTACCTCGCCATCTTCGGGGTCGGCGCGCTCGGCGCCTCCGTCACCGGCGCGGTGCTCACCTACGGCTCGCCGCGGCTGCTGTTCGTGGTGCTGGCCGGCTTCGCGGCGGCCGCTCTCGCGCTCGCTGCCTCGCTGGTCGTCCGCGACCGGTGA
- a CDS encoding DUF4397 domain-containing protein: MTRKTRRDLLAALGASAAVGLAGCGSDGGSTDTEADDGADETDAMDGGMDTETDAMDGGMDTETETDAGTDGTANVRVAHFSPDAPNVNVTVNGDEVLADVAFSAVSDYLELPAGTHTVALAAADGSGEPFETDVTVEADTDYTLAALGEFYGDTEFRVQAFVDDNSPPDSDTARVRLVHASPDAPAVDVTAAGGDTVLFDGVPFGEAGYVEVPAGTYTLGVRGDTESNDGDVVAEFTVELTGGTVYTGFAGGYLMPGDSPADEPFDLTLAVDAGEGGGGLVETGSVRVAHMSPDAPNVDVYVDDSEVLSDVPFGAVSDYLSVPAGERTVTITAADDAETVAFEGPVTVGAGDYTIVAAGELTGEDTEFQPLVLEDDNSDPGGDSARLRVVHGSPDAPAVDVTAAGGDVVLFDGVAFGESGYTTVEANDYTVQIRGDTEGNDGDVVADYDVSLNGGTAYTAFAQGYLTPDDEPVDESFDLNVVQDASY, translated from the coding sequence ATGACGCGCAAGACACGTCGCGACCTGCTCGCAGCGCTCGGCGCATCGGCCGCGGTCGGCCTCGCCGGCTGTGGATCCGACGGCGGATCCACCGACACCGAAGCCGACGACGGCGCCGACGAGACGGACGCCATGGACGGGGGGATGGACACCGAAACCGACGCGATGGACGGCGGGATGGACACGGAGACGGAGACCGACGCCGGGACGGACGGGACCGCGAACGTCCGCGTCGCCCACTTCTCGCCGGACGCGCCGAACGTGAACGTCACGGTCAACGGCGACGAGGTTCTCGCCGACGTGGCCTTCAGCGCCGTCAGCGACTACCTCGAACTCCCCGCCGGTACCCACACGGTCGCCCTCGCCGCCGCCGATGGGTCCGGTGAACCCTTCGAGACCGACGTGACCGTCGAAGCCGACACCGACTACACGCTCGCGGCGCTGGGCGAGTTCTACGGCGACACGGAGTTCCGGGTTCAGGCGTTCGTCGACGACAACAGTCCGCCCGACTCCGACACGGCCCGGGTCCGCCTCGTCCACGCCTCGCCCGACGCCCCGGCCGTCGACGTGACCGCCGCCGGCGGCGACACCGTCCTGTTCGACGGCGTCCCGTTCGGCGAGGCCGGCTACGTCGAGGTCCCGGCCGGCACCTACACGCTCGGGGTCCGCGGCGACACCGAGAGCAACGACGGCGACGTGGTCGCCGAGTTCACCGTCGAACTGACCGGCGGCACCGTCTACACGGGCTTCGCGGGCGGGTACCTCATGCCGGGCGACAGTCCCGCGGACGAACCGTTCGACCTCACGCTGGCCGTCGATGCCGGCGAAGGCGGCGGCGGTCTGGTCGAGACCGGCTCGGTCCGCGTCGCACACATGTCGCCGGACGCGCCGAACGTGGACGTGTACGTCGACGACAGCGAGGTGCTCTCGGACGTGCCCTTCGGCGCCGTCAGCGACTACCTCTCGGTGCCGGCCGGCGAGCGCACCGTCACGATCACCGCCGCGGACGACGCCGAGACCGTCGCCTTCGAGGGGCCGGTCACCGTCGGCGCCGGCGACTACACGATCGTCGCCGCCGGCGAACTGACGGGCGAGGACACGGAGTTCCAGCCGCTGGTCCTCGAGGACGACAACAGCGACCCCGGCGGCGACTCCGCGCGGCTGCGGGTCGTCCACGGCTCGCCCGACGCGCCCGCGGTCGACGTGACCGCCGCCGGGGGGGACGTGGTGCTGTTCGACGGCGTCGCGTTCGGCGAGTCCGGCTACACGACCGTCGAGGCCAACGACTACACCGTCCAGATCCGCGGCGACACCGAGGGCAACGACGGCGACGTGGTCGCCGACTACGACGTGTCGCTGAACGGCGGGACGGCCTACACCGCCTTCGCCCAGGGGTACCTGACGCCGGACGACGAACCCGTCGACGAGAGTTTCGATCTCAACGTCGTCCAGGACGCGAGCTACTGA
- a CDS encoding ArsR/SmtB family transcription factor, translating into MEGILWYVLTGTRGGRNRIRILQAVDERPRNANQLAEDLELDYKTVRHHLDVLVDNDIVDKSGDDYGAVYLPSDRVRANWETVEEIFERVE; encoded by the coding sequence ATGGAGGGGATCCTGTGGTACGTGCTCACCGGGACGCGCGGCGGGCGCAACCGCATCAGGATCCTCCAGGCGGTCGACGAGCGACCGCGCAACGCCAACCAGCTGGCCGAGGACCTCGAACTGGACTACAAGACGGTCAGACACCACCTGGACGTGCTGGTGGACAACGACATCGTCGACAAGAGCGGCGACGACTACGGGGCGGTCTACCTGCCGAGCGACCGCGTGCGGGCCAACTGGGAGACGGTCGAGGAGATCTTCGAACGGGTCGAGTGA